The DNA segment GGTGGGGAGGTACGTGTGGAAGCGCTTATCCCAGAAGAGGGTAATAAACCCGTAATTTGTGTCGGCACGGTGCAGATGGTGGACAGTGTGCGCCGCCCAGAGGCGGTGTAACGGTGGGAACTTTCCGAGTCCTCTTTCCAAGTCGCCAGAATGAACCAGCCAGTGGAAGGCCTCGTAGGCGCAATAACCAAGAAGGTATCCCGCCAAGATCGCCAGTCCCCAACCGGATTCAGTCGCAAAGCTTACCGCGCCGAGCAGAAGCAAGATGATGGGGATTGTAATCGCGATGTGAATCCCGTGGTGGTCGGGGTCCTTCATTTGCAAGTACATATGATGTTCCCGGTGGAAGCCGCTCCAGAAGATCTTGCGTAGCAGGGGATGGCGCGTGTGGTGCAGCAACCAGCGGTGGAGAACGTACTCGAACAGCGTCCAGACAAGGAGCCCGAACAGGACGCCGACGGAGAGCACGGACCAACCGCCTCCCGGGCGGGAAGTAGCCCAGGCACAGGTGCCGGCGACTATACCCAGGTTGATGCTGAGGATTACGCCGGGCAGGGCCAGCTTCCACCAGAACCCGTTGTAGACGACGGTTCCGTCATCATTGATGTACTTACCAGCCATACGATTTTCTCCCTCCGCGAAAAAAGAAGCTCAACTCCCTCATATTATAACTATTGAGTTCCATGGAGCAATCCCTTACACCCTAAAAAAATTGGAGGCGGCCATGCTCGCCATTTTACAGCCGGGAGCCTGTCAAGTATTCTTGCCGGGTGAGGGAACCGCCGGCTCATTCTTTGGCTCGAGGCGGTTCACATGTCGCATCGACGGTTCGAGAGAGGGCGAATTAGGGAGAAAGAGGCACAAGGCGGCTGATCGTGGCTGGGAAAGGTGGGTCGGGACAGACTTTCGGCTCGGCGCATTTGCGAGTATACTAAGCGCATTAGAGCGGTTACCGACGGTGATGGGGTTTTCACACCAAGAGTACACCGATGCCCAGAGGAACGAAAGCAAAATCGAAACGTTCCACACCGCATACCCGCGGTGAAATGGATCGCCTCCGCCGCGAGATGTTGGCCCATTTCCGGAGACGGGAGGGACCACTTCGTCGTCGATGGATTGAAGAGGTAGAGGCCGGTGGGTACGTTCGAGGAGGGACCTCGGAAGAGCTGGAGGCGGATTCGGTAGGCATCTACGAAGCCTACCTGACCTGTCTCGAAACGGGGCACTATCACAAGGCTCAGGCCTTGGCCAAGGCCATGGCCGTCCGCGGTGTTCTGCGCCGCCTGACACCCAAGCACATCTTCGGGGCGCTTTTAACCCTGCAAGGGGTGTGTGAGGAGTCCCTAGCACAGAAGTACCGTGAGAAATCCGATCGGTTGATCCAAGCTCTCGATCTCTTTAAACCGGTGGCCAACCGGATCCTCGTCATTGTGGCCTTGGCCTTCCTCCAGGAGAGGGAGGGGGTCGTCCGCCGAGGGATCGAGCAGCTCCAAGCCTTGGTCGAAGGCGGCATGGTCCTGGCGAAAGAGCTGTCACTGGAATCGGTCCTCCAAAAGATTGCCGAGGTGGCGTGCAAGGTCCTCGGCGCCAAATATGGCGCGGTCGGAGTGCTCGACGAGGATGGTGGCGGCTTGAGTCAGTTCGTCACCGTCGGCGTCGATCAAGAGACCAAGACCAGGATCGGGCCCCTCCCGGTGGGGAAAGGCATCCTGGGTGTGGTGGTCCGGCATAAGAAGCCGCTTCGGTTGAAGGATCTGAGTAGCGACACGCGGGCCCATGGATTTCCACCGCATCACCCCCCCATGCGTTCCTTCCTCGGTGTGCCCATTGTGTCGAAAGGGAGGATCTTTGGCAACCTGTACCTCACGGAGAAACAAGGGGCGGAGGAGTTCAGCAAGGAGGACGAGGCCTTGGCAGTCACCCTGGCGGCTCAGGCGGCCATCGCTATGGAGAACGCCAGCCTGTATGAGGAGGTGCGGCGTTCGTACGAGCAGCTGCGCTTCTCACAAGATCTGCTGCTGCGCCAGGAGAAGCTGGCCTCCTTGGGCCGCCTTGCTGCCGGCTTCGCCCATGAAATCAATAACCCCCTGTCATCAGTGGCTGGCTTTGCCGAAGCCCTCCAGCGACGGGCCCAAGCAAGTCAGCTTCACGACATGGAAAAGTTCCAGGACCTCCCCGAGTATCTTGGTTTTATCCAGCAAGAGGTCGCGCGCGCATCGGCGATCGTCAGGCACCTGCTCGACTTCGCCCGGCAGCGGGAGCCAAGGTTTGAGGATCTTGATCTAACATCTTTGATTCAAGACACCGTCGCTTTGGTCAGTCACCAGGCCGCGGTGGCGAACAAGCGGATTGCTGTCGAAATCAGTCCAGATCTCTCGATGGTCCAGGCGGATCGTCAGATGCTTCAGCAGGTG comes from the Candidatus Methylomirabilota bacterium genome and includes:
- a CDS encoding ATP-binding protein; the protein is MPRGTKAKSKRSTPHTRGEMDRLRREMLAHFRRREGPLRRRWIEEVEAGGYVRGGTSEELEADSVGIYEAYLTCLETGHYHKAQALAKAMAVRGVLRRLTPKHIFGALLTLQGVCEESLAQKYREKSDRLIQALDLFKPVANRILVIVALAFLQEREGVVRRGIEQLQALVEGGMVLAKELSLESVLQKIAEVACKVLGAKYGAVGVLDEDGGGLSQFVTVGVDQETKTRIGPLPVGKGILGVVVRHKKPLRLKDLSSDTRAHGFPPHHPPMRSFLGVPIVSKGRIFGNLYLTEKQGAEEFSKEDEALAVTLAAQAAIAMENASLYEEVRRSYEQLRFSQDLLLRQEKLASLGRLAAGFAHEINNPLSSVAGFAEALQRRAQASQLHDMEKFQDLPEYLGFIQQEVARASAIVRHLLDFARQREPRFEDLDLTSLIQDTVALVSHQAAVANKRIAVEISPDLSMVQADRQMLQQVMLNLLTNALDAIEGAGNVRITALPASGQVEVLVEDTGCGIPPEHLAKIFDPFFTTKEVGKGTGLGLAICQGIMEQHGGSIEVRSDGLGKGTTVTIRLPVATGVGGDRS
- a CDS encoding sterol desaturase family protein, encoding MAGKYINDDGTVVYNGFWWKLALPGVILSINLGIVAGTCAWATSRPGGGWSVLSVGVLFGLLVWTLFEYVLHRWLLHHTRHPLLRKIFWSGFHREHHMYLQMKDPDHHGIHIAITIPIILLLLGAVSFATESGWGLAILAGYLLGYCAYEAFHWLVHSGDLERGLGKFPPLHRLWAAHTVHHLHRADTNYGFITLFWDKRFHTYLPT